Proteins from one Planctomyces sp. SH-PL62 genomic window:
- a CDS encoding transposase has translation MSSSHPTLAPCQWFVRLASSLDRRSAPRLALLFIGAVLARGRRTVTTWIRAAGLSGRFRSCYITVAAAGRKADSIAVRLLNEVAAPLATGSGRLTLAIDDTPTRRYGPYVQAAGVHHNPTPGPAGPPHVYGHVFVVLALLVEYRSWGVIAPPLLSRLYVRKGGLAGDRSQAS, from the coding sequence ATGTCATCCTCGCATCCGACGCTCGCGCCTTGCCAGTGGTTCGTCCGCCTCGCTTCGTCGCTCGACCGTCGGTCGGCGCCGCGGCTCGCCCTGCTGTTCATCGGGGCGGTGCTGGCCCGCGGGAGGCGTACCGTCACGACCTGGATCCGGGCCGCGGGGCTGAGCGGCCGCTTCCGGTCCTGCTACATCACCGTCGCCGCGGCCGGCAGGAAGGCCGATTCGATCGCCGTCCGACTGCTGAACGAGGTCGCCGCCCCGCTGGCGACGGGCTCGGGGCGGCTGACGCTGGCGATCGACGACACGCCGACCCGACGCTACGGCCCATACGTGCAGGCCGCCGGCGTGCATCACAACCCGACGCCCGGCCCGGCCGGCCCCCCGCACGTCTACGGCCATGTCTTCGTCGTCCTGGCCTTGCTCGTCGAGTACCGGTCCTGGGGCGTGATCGCCCCGCCGCTCCTGTCGCGGCTCTACGTCCGTAAGGGCGGACTTGCCGGCGATCGATCTCAGGCATCGTAA
- the kdpF gene encoding K(+)-transporting ATPase subunit F, with protein sequence MDWTQLVASVMAVLLAGYLLAALLKPEWFS encoded by the coding sequence ATGGACTGGACGCAACTCGTCGCCTCGGTGATGGCGGTCCTCCTGGCGGGCTACCTGCTCGCCGCCCTGCTCAAGCCGGAGTGGTTCTCATGA
- a CDS encoding IS630 family transposase — MGRPCSADLRERVVAAVDRGEESQRAIARRFEVSPSFVVRMLQRRRASGGLEPGPHGGGAGFKLGLDERIRLFELVRRHADATPKQIKERGGFDCTLVTIWRPLRRSGWTRKKKSPHAAERDRPDVKEARRRSRRKAKRLDPRRRIVLDEAGVDASMTPTQARAPGGRRAEGSAPKAWRTTTVVAAVGLDGLRGESAFAGAMDEPAFRTYAEGVLAPNLRPGDVVVMDDLRVHDSEAAEAAIERAGARGVRPPPYSPDHDPIEEVWSKLKARLRRIAAGTTPALHQAPADALYQTTAKDIAGWFRHSGLYAIPG; from the coding sequence GTGGGAAGACCTTGTTCGGCGGATCTGCGGGAGCGCGTGGTCGCGGCGGTGGACAGGGGCGAGGAGTCGCAACGCGCGATCGCCCGGCGGTTCGAGGTGAGCCCGTCGTTCGTGGTGCGGATGCTGCAGCGTCGGCGTGCGAGCGGCGGCCTGGAGCCGGGGCCCCACGGCGGCGGGGCCGGGTTCAAGCTCGGGCTCGACGAGCGGATTCGCCTGTTCGAGTTGGTTCGCCGGCACGCCGACGCCACGCCGAAGCAGATCAAGGAGCGGGGCGGCTTCGACTGCACGCTCGTGACGATCTGGCGGCCGTTGCGGCGGTCCGGCTGGACGCGGAAGAAGAAGTCGCCGCACGCCGCCGAACGCGACCGCCCCGACGTCAAGGAGGCCCGCCGGAGGTCCCGCCGCAAGGCGAAGCGGCTCGATCCGAGACGGCGGATCGTCCTGGACGAGGCCGGTGTCGACGCGTCGATGACCCCGACGCAAGCCCGGGCCCCGGGGGGGCGTCGGGCCGAGGGCTCGGCCCCGAAGGCGTGGCGGACGACGACCGTGGTCGCGGCGGTGGGCCTCGACGGCCTCCGCGGCGAGTCGGCGTTCGCCGGCGCCATGGACGAGCCGGCGTTCCGGACCTACGCCGAAGGCGTGCTCGCGCCGAACCTGCGCCCCGGCGACGTCGTGGTGATGGACGACCTTCGCGTCCACGACTCGGAGGCGGCCGAGGCCGCGATCGAGCGGGCGGGGGCGAGAGGGGTCCGGCCGCCGCCGTACAGCCCCGACCACGACCCCATCGAGGAGGTGTGGTCGAAGCTCAAGGCCCGCCTGCGTCGGATCGCCGCGGGGACGACCCCGGCGTTGCATCAGGCGCCGGCCGACGCCCTCTACCAGACCACGGCCAAGGATATCGCCGGCTGGTTCAGGCATTCAGGGCTGTATGCCATCCCGGGGTAA
- a CDS encoding transposase: protein MPAIDLRHRNAFRTKLEMAVELLQWAKHWLGLLKRPIWLVADGAYAKRQMSRPAKALGISVVSRLCKDAALRTVPGPRPAGRRGRPRIYGEKAIDLAKRAGQKRGWSRNRFELYDGAAVKRYKTFPATWRPAGGVIQVVLVDEPHGWRAYFCTELKATVADVLTTIADRFSLEIAFREIKEIVGAGEQQVRFIYASVGAFLVCLWTYTMTEAWAWRRSEAELVDRTDSPWDSPTRRPSHADKRGAWRREFLAGEILAILRSGPSDAEIQAAADRLLRLAA from the coding sequence TTGCCGGCGATCGATCTCAGGCATCGTAACGCGTTCCGCACCAAGCTGGAGATGGCCGTCGAACTGCTGCAGTGGGCGAAGCACTGGCTCGGCCTGCTGAAGCGACCGATCTGGTTGGTCGCCGACGGGGCCTATGCGAAGCGGCAGATGTCGAGGCCGGCGAAGGCCCTGGGGATCTCGGTCGTCAGCCGGCTCTGCAAGGACGCGGCCCTGCGGACCGTCCCCGGCCCGAGGCCCGCCGGCAGGCGGGGCCGCCCCCGCATCTACGGCGAGAAGGCGATCGACCTGGCCAAGCGGGCCGGCCAGAAGCGGGGCTGGTCCCGAAATCGTTTCGAGTTGTACGACGGGGCTGCCGTCAAGCGATACAAGACGTTCCCGGCGACGTGGCGGCCGGCCGGCGGCGTGATTCAGGTCGTCCTGGTCGACGAGCCGCACGGCTGGCGGGCTTACTTCTGCACCGAACTGAAGGCGACGGTCGCCGACGTCCTGACCACGATCGCCGATCGGTTCAGCCTGGAGATCGCCTTCCGCGAGATCAAGGAGATCGTTGGGGCGGGGGAGCAGCAGGTCCGGTTCATTTACGCGAGCGTAGGGGCCTTCCTCGTCTGCCTCTGGACCTACACGATGACCGAGGCGTGGGCCTGGAGGCGATCGGAGGCCGAGTTGGTGGACCGGACGGACTCGCCCTGGGACTCGCCGACCCGCCGACCCAGCCACGCCGACAAACGCGGGGCCTGGCGCCGCGAGTTCCTGGCCGGGGAGATTCTCGCGATCCTGCGGTCCGGCCCGTCCGACGCCGAAATCCAGGCCGCCGCAGACAGGCTGCTGCGGCTCGCGGCTTGA
- a CDS encoding helix-turn-helix domain-containing protein, with amino-acid sequence MSRQKKDPLRELTDAERRELVQFSRSSAAPAAEVVRAKILLAVAAGDDYQDAARAVGRRSGDAVSHLVARFNAEGLEALKPRHGGGRSPTYGPQERARIAAEAARAPTPEGDGTATWSLSTLQRTLRAAADGLPKVSTYTIRRVLRESGASYQRTRTWCPTGKALRRRKVGPVQVADPDSDAKKI; translated from the coding sequence ATGTCGCGCCAGAAGAAGGACCCGCTCCGCGAGCTGACCGACGCGGAGCGACGGGAGTTGGTCCAGTTCAGTCGGTCCTCGGCCGCCCCGGCCGCCGAGGTCGTCCGCGCCAAGATCCTGCTGGCCGTCGCCGCCGGCGACGACTACCAGGACGCGGCCCGCGCCGTCGGCCGCCGCTCCGGCGACGCCGTCTCGCACCTGGTCGCCCGCTTCAACGCCGAGGGCCTTGAGGCGTTGAAGCCCCGCCACGGCGGCGGGCGGAGCCCGACCTACGGCCCGCAGGAGCGGGCGCGGATCGCCGCCGAGGCGGCCCGGGCGCCGACCCCGGAGGGCGACGGCACCGCCACCTGGTCGCTCTCGACGTTGCAGCGGACGCTCCGCGCGGCCGCCGACGGCCTGCCGAAGGTCTCGACCTATACCATCCGCCGCGTCCTGCGCGAGTCCGGGGCCAGCTACCAGCGCACTCGGACCTGGTGCCCCACCGGCAAGGCGCTGCGCCGCCGCAAGGTCGGGCCGGTCCAGGTCGCCGACCCGGATTCTGATGCGAAAAAAATTTGA
- the xylA gene encoding xylose isomerase, which produces MAAFFPDVPKIQYGGPKSRNPLEFKYYNPDEVVGDRTMKEHLRFSVVYWHTFCNPLSDPFGVGTAQRPWEDGTNSVANAQTRARVAFEFFEKLGAPFYAFHDRDVAPEGRSLKESHANLDAVVNVLKEEQERTGVKLLWGTANLFSNPRYMHGAATSPNFDVFAFAAAQVKKAMEVTHELGGTGYTFWGGREGYMTLLNTDMKREVDHLGRFLQMAVDYKKQIGFQGTFYIEPKPKEPTKHQYDSDAAACLNFLRTYDLLPHFKLNLETNHATLAGHEMMHEMEVAIGSGALGSIDANTGDYLLGWDTDQFPTNIYLTAQCMLGVLQMGGFTTGGVNFDAKVRRESFEPVDLFYAHIGGMDAFARGLKIAHAVRADGRLAAFVKDRYASWEGELGRRVEAGSASFADLEAYILPKGDAARNASGRQEMLENLFNDFI; this is translated from the coding sequence ATGGCTGCTTTCTTCCCAGACGTGCCGAAGATCCAGTATGGCGGGCCGAAGTCGCGGAACCCGCTGGAATTCAAGTACTACAACCCGGACGAAGTCGTCGGCGACCGGACGATGAAGGAGCACCTCCGCTTCTCCGTCGTCTACTGGCATACGTTCTGCAATCCCCTCTCCGACCCGTTCGGCGTCGGCACGGCGCAGCGGCCCTGGGAGGACGGGACCAACTCGGTCGCCAACGCCCAGACCCGCGCGAGGGTCGCCTTCGAGTTCTTCGAGAAGCTAGGCGCCCCGTTCTACGCCTTTCACGACCGCGACGTGGCACCTGAGGGCCGCTCGCTCAAGGAGAGCCACGCCAACCTGGACGCGGTGGTCAACGTCCTCAAGGAGGAGCAGGAGCGGACGGGCGTGAAGCTTCTCTGGGGCACCGCCAACCTGTTCTCGAACCCCCGCTACATGCACGGCGCGGCCACCAGCCCCAACTTCGACGTCTTCGCCTTCGCCGCCGCGCAGGTCAAGAAGGCGATGGAGGTCACCCATGAACTGGGGGGGACCGGGTACACCTTCTGGGGGGGCCGCGAGGGCTACATGACCCTCCTCAACACTGACATGAAGCGCGAGGTGGACCACCTCGGTCGGTTCCTGCAGATGGCGGTCGACTACAAGAAGCAGATCGGCTTCCAGGGGACGTTCTACATCGAACCCAAACCCAAGGAGCCGACCAAGCACCAGTACGACTCCGACGCCGCCGCCTGCCTGAACTTCCTCCGGACGTACGACCTGCTCCCCCATTTCAAACTAAACCTCGAGACCAACCACGCGACGTTGGCGGGGCACGAGATGATGCACGAGATGGAGGTCGCCATCGGCTCCGGGGCGCTCGGCTCGATCGACGCGAACACCGGCGACTACCTGCTGGGGTGGGACACGGACCAGTTCCCGACCAACATCTACCTGACCGCCCAGTGTATGCTGGGCGTGCTCCAGATGGGAGGCTTCACGACCGGGGGCGTCAACTTCGACGCCAAGGTGCGGCGGGAGAGTTTCGAGCCGGTCGACCTGTTTTACGCCCACATCGGCGGGATGGACGCCTTCGCCCGGGGCCTCAAGATCGCCCATGCCGTCCGCGCCGACGGCCGGCTCGCCGCGTTCGTCAAGGACCGCTACGCGAGCTGGGAAGGCGAACTCGGCCGCCGCGTCGAGGCGGGCTCCGCGAGCTTCGCCGACCTGGAGGCTTACATCCTGCCAAAGGGGGACGCGGCCCGGAACGCCAGCGGCCGCCAGGAGATGCTGGAGAACCTCTTCAACGACTTTATATGA
- a CDS encoding transposase, translating into MIEAAYLTGTSSGLEVWCTDQAGPYQTVPYPGRSWRPEGDPARQPHEYLRDGTAKALTLFRPADGHARVSGVTACPNAVLHPWLKRELAAILAAMPDPPATPDDGWRGAWERWQEGLTVVPTLPEAPPPLRMLLVLDNLAGHKTPELVCWLFDHGIMPLYTPVGGSWLNMAESLQRILKRRALDGQYPTDAAQIIAWYEAAARHWDAAPTPFQWGGKRAARRRRQRERRHHLGGSGACSRVPVPRRADLWPQAIQVTH; encoded by the coding sequence TTGATCGAGGCGGCCTACCTCACGGGTACGTCGTCGGGGCTGGAGGTCTGGTGCACCGACCAGGCCGGCCCCTACCAGACGGTCCCCTACCCGGGACGGTCGTGGCGCCCCGAAGGGGACCCGGCGCGCCAGCCGCACGAGTACCTCCGCGACGGCACGGCGAAGGCCCTGACGCTGTTCCGCCCGGCCGACGGCCACGCCCGCGTCAGCGGCGTGACGGCCTGCCCCAACGCCGTCCTGCACCCCTGGCTGAAGCGCGAACTGGCGGCCATCCTTGCCGCGATGCCCGACCCTCCGGCGACGCCGGACGACGGCTGGCGTGGGGCCTGGGAACGCTGGCAGGAGGGCCTCACGGTCGTGCCGACGCTCCCGGAGGCACCGCCGCCGTTGCGGATGCTCTTGGTGCTCGACAACCTGGCCGGCCACAAGACGCCCGAGCTGGTGTGCTGGCTGTTCGACCACGGGATCATGCCGCTGTACACGCCGGTGGGCGGCTCCTGGCTGAACATGGCCGAGAGCCTGCAGCGGATCCTCAAGCGCCGGGCGCTGGACGGGCAGTACCCGACCGACGCGGCCCAGATCATCGCGTGGTATGAAGCCGCGGCGCGGCACTGGGACGCGGCGCCGACGCCGTTCCAGTGGGGCGGCAAGCGGGCGGCCCGGCGGCGGCGGCAGCGTGAGCGCCGTCACCACCTCGGCGGCTCGGGGGCCTGCTCGCGTGTCCCGGTCCCGCGGCGTGCCGACTTATGGCCACAGGCAATCCAAGTGACCCACTAG
- the kdpA gene encoding potassium-transporting ATPase subunit KdpA has product MTTFGLIQIGLYLSVLGLCVRPLGLFMARVHQGRIPPILGPLRPLERLVYRAAGIDPEAEMGWRRYATGLLSFSMVSIISVYVFQRLQGVLPLNPEGLPAVSPDSAFNTAVSFGTNTNWQGYGGEATMSYLTQAAALTVQNFVSAAAGMAVLVALIRGFSKHESDSIGNFWVDLTRSILYILLPLSFVLALVLVSQGVVQTFSAYRGVTLIEPIKDQSGETTTQRIAVGPAASQVAIKQLGTNGGGFFNANSAHPLENPTPLSNHLQMLALLLIPAALCLTFGEMIGDRRQGWALLAAMSSVLVAMIALAVVAEGKGNPGLAALGVDQTNGNMEGKEVRFGSDVSALWAVATTAASNGSVNSMHDSFTPLGGLAAMWLMQLGEVIFGGVGSGLYGMLAFALVAVFLAGLMVGRTPEYLGKKVGAFEMKMASLVILLPCATVLVGSALAVSLPQGRAAVANPGPHGFSEILYALSSASNNNGSAFAGLGANTPFYNGLLGLAMLVGRFGVMIPILAIAGSLAGKKQVPAGPGTLPTHTPLFVSLLVAVVVVVGALSFFPALALGPIVEHLMLPA; this is encoded by the coding sequence ATGACGACCTTCGGTCTGATCCAGATCGGCCTCTACCTCTCCGTGCTCGGCCTCTGCGTCCGGCCCCTCGGACTCTTCATGGCGAGGGTCCACCAGGGGCGCATCCCCCCAATCCTCGGCCCATTGCGGCCGCTGGAACGGCTGGTGTATCGGGCCGCCGGGATCGATCCGGAGGCCGAGATGGGCTGGCGACGGTACGCCACGGGGCTGCTGAGCTTCAGCATGGTGAGCATCATATCCGTGTACGTCTTCCAGCGACTCCAGGGCGTCCTGCCGCTGAATCCCGAGGGCCTGCCCGCCGTCTCGCCCGACTCGGCGTTCAACACCGCCGTCAGCTTCGGCACCAACACGAACTGGCAGGGTTACGGCGGCGAGGCGACGATGAGCTACTTGACCCAGGCTGCCGCCCTGACGGTGCAGAACTTCGTCTCGGCGGCGGCGGGCATGGCGGTCTTGGTCGCCTTGATTCGGGGGTTCTCGAAACACGAGTCGGACTCCATCGGCAACTTCTGGGTCGATCTGACCCGCAGCATCCTCTACATCCTGCTTCCATTGTCGTTCGTCCTCGCCCTGGTCTTGGTCTCGCAGGGGGTCGTCCAGACGTTCTCCGCGTACCGGGGAGTGACGCTCATCGAGCCGATCAAGGACCAAAGCGGGGAGACGACGACCCAACGGATCGCCGTCGGGCCGGCGGCCTCGCAAGTGGCGATCAAGCAATTGGGGACCAACGGCGGCGGCTTCTTCAACGCCAACTCGGCGCATCCGCTTGAGAACCCGACGCCCTTGTCGAACCACCTTCAAATGCTGGCCCTCCTTCTGATCCCGGCGGCGCTCTGCCTGACCTTCGGCGAGATGATCGGCGACCGTCGGCAAGGATGGGCCTTGCTGGCCGCCATGTCGTCCGTCCTGGTCGCCATGATCGCTCTGGCCGTCGTGGCGGAGGGGAAGGGTAACCCGGGTCTGGCCGCCCTGGGGGTGGATCAGACCAACGGCAACATGGAAGGCAAGGAGGTCCGTTTCGGGTCGGACGTGTCGGCCCTCTGGGCGGTGGCGACGACGGCGGCGTCCAACGGCTCGGTCAACTCGATGCACGACTCGTTCACGCCGCTGGGCGGCCTTGCGGCGATGTGGCTGATGCAGCTCGGCGAGGTGATCTTCGGCGGCGTCGGCTCGGGGCTCTACGGCATGCTCGCCTTCGCCCTGGTGGCGGTCTTCCTCGCCGGGTTGATGGTGGGGCGGACGCCCGAGTACCTGGGCAAGAAGGTCGGGGCCTTCGAGATGAAGATGGCCTCGCTCGTGATCCTGCTGCCGTGTGCGACGGTCCTCGTCGGCTCGGCCCTCGCCGTGAGCTTGCCGCAGGGGCGGGCGGCCGTCGCCAACCCAGGCCCGCATGGTTTCAGCGAGATCCTCTACGCCCTCTCGTCGGCCTCGAACAACAACGGCAGCGCCTTCGCCGGTCTGGGGGCGAACACCCCCTTCTACAACGGCCTGCTCGGCCTGGCGATGCTCGTCGGGCGGTTCGGAGTGATGATCCCCATCCTGGCGATCGCCGGGTCGCTGGCCGGAAAGAAGCAGGTTCCCGCCGGCCCCGGCACGTTGCCCACCCACACGCCTCTCTTCGTCTCCCTCTTGGTGGCGGTGGTCGTCGTGGTGGGGGCCCTCTCCTTCTTCCCGGCCCTGGCGCTGGGGCCGATCGTCGAACATCTCATGCTCCCCGCATGA
- the kdpB gene encoding potassium-transporting ATPase subunit KdpB: MTSRTQARTFDRTVLFEAVQDSLLKLAPRHQLKNPVMFAVYLGSILTTLLWIRSLGAATGESSGFIFEVGVWLWLTVLFANFAEAVAEGHGKAQAASLRKSRTQIVASRIVDRRSKTTEDVPAPDLKLDDLVIVRAGEVIPADGEVVEGAASVDESAITGESAPVVRESGGDRSAVTGGTKVISDWLVIRVTALPGRSFLDRMIAMVEGAKRQKTPNEIALAILLAALTLVFLLVVATLLPYSVFSVEASGQGRPITPTVLVALFVCLAPTTIGALLSAIGIAGMNRLSRANVVAMSGRAVEAAGDVDVLLLDKTGTITLGNRQATAFHPAEGVSERELAEAAQLASIADETPEGRSIAVLAKDRFGLRGHDLHDHAVEFVAFTAQTRMSGVDLDGRVIRKGATEAVARHIQDQGGVIPETLTERVRTIARSGGTPLVVSRDAQALGVVELKDIVKGGIKERFSELRRMGIKTVMITGDNPLTAAAIAAEAGVDDFLAEATPEAKLSLIREYQKGGRLVAMTGDGTNDAPALAQADVAVAMNTGTQAAKEAGNMVDLDSNPTKLIEVVNIGKQLLMTRGALTTFSIANDVAKYFAILPAAFATTYPVLGSLDVMRLSSPSGAILSAVIFNALIIIALVPLALRGVRYRPVGAAQLLRDNMLVYGLGGLVVPFVGIKAIDLLLSAIGIV, translated from the coding sequence ATGACTTCCCGCACGCAGGCCCGAACCTTCGATCGCACCGTGCTCTTCGAGGCGGTCCAGGACTCGCTCCTGAAGCTCGCCCCTCGGCACCAGCTCAAGAATCCGGTGATGTTCGCCGTCTACCTGGGGAGCATCCTCACGACGCTCCTGTGGATTCGATCGCTCGGCGCCGCCACGGGCGAGTCGTCCGGTTTCATCTTCGAGGTCGGCGTCTGGCTCTGGCTCACGGTCCTCTTCGCCAACTTCGCCGAGGCCGTCGCCGAGGGACACGGAAAGGCCCAGGCGGCGAGCCTTCGGAAGTCCCGCACACAGATCGTCGCCAGCCGGATCGTGGACCGCCGGTCCAAGACCACCGAGGACGTACCCGCCCCGGACCTCAAGTTGGACGACCTCGTGATCGTCCGGGCCGGGGAAGTCATCCCCGCCGACGGCGAGGTCGTCGAGGGGGCCGCCTCGGTGGACGAGAGCGCCATCACCGGCGAGAGCGCCCCGGTCGTCCGGGAGAGCGGCGGCGACCGCAGCGCCGTGACGGGCGGAACGAAGGTCATCTCCGACTGGCTGGTGATCCGGGTCACGGCCCTTCCCGGCCGGAGCTTCCTCGATCGCATGATTGCGATGGTCGAGGGAGCGAAGCGGCAGAAGACGCCCAACGAGATCGCCCTGGCGATCCTGCTGGCGGCGCTCACCCTCGTCTTCCTGCTGGTCGTCGCCACGCTCCTGCCCTACTCGGTATTCAGCGTCGAGGCGTCGGGCCAGGGGCGGCCGATCACGCCGACCGTGCTCGTCGCCCTCTTCGTCTGCCTCGCCCCGACGACCATCGGGGCGCTCCTGTCGGCGATCGGCATCGCCGGGATGAACCGCCTGAGCCGGGCGAACGTCGTCGCCATGTCGGGCCGGGCGGTGGAGGCGGCGGGCGACGTGGACGTGCTCCTGCTGGACAAGACGGGGACGATTACGCTGGGTAACCGCCAAGCGACGGCCTTCCACCCGGCGGAGGGCGTCTCGGAACGAGAGCTCGCCGAGGCGGCCCAGCTCGCCTCGATCGCCGACGAGACGCCAGAGGGCCGCAGCATCGCCGTCCTCGCCAAGGACCGCTTCGGGCTCCGTGGCCACGACCTGCACGATCATGCCGTCGAGTTCGTAGCGTTCACCGCCCAGACCCGGATGAGCGGCGTTGACCTCGACGGCCGAGTCATCCGCAAGGGGGCAACCGAGGCCGTCGCCCGCCACATCCAGGATCAAGGGGGCGTCATCCCCGAGACGCTGACCGAACGGGTGCGGACGATCGCACGGTCGGGAGGGACGCCGCTGGTCGTGAGTCGGGATGCCCAAGCGCTCGGCGTGGTCGAGCTGAAGGACATCGTGAAGGGGGGCATCAAGGAGCGGTTCTCCGAGCTGCGCCGCATGGGCATCAAGACGGTGATGATCACCGGCGACAACCCGCTGACCGCCGCCGCCATCGCCGCCGAGGCGGGCGTGGACGACTTCCTGGCCGAGGCGACCCCCGAAGCGAAGCTCTCGCTCATCCGAGAGTATCAGAAGGGCGGCCGGCTGGTGGCGATGACCGGCGACGGCACCAACGACGCCCCGGCGCTGGCCCAGGCCGACGTGGCGGTCGCCATGAACACCGGCACGCAGGCGGCCAAGGAGGCCGGGAACATGGTGGACCTCGACTCGAACCCGACGAAGCTCATCGAGGTCGTCAACATCGGCAAGCAGCTGCTGATGACCCGAGGGGCGCTGACGACCTTCAGCATCGCCAACGACGTGGCGAAGTACTTCGCCATCCTCCCCGCCGCCTTCGCCACGACCTACCCGGTGCTCGGGTCGCTCGACGTGATGCGGCTGTCCTCCCCGTCCGGCGCGATCCTGTCGGCGGTGATCTTCAACGCCCTGATCATCATCGCCCTGGTGCCGCTGGCCCTCCGGGGCGTCCGCTACCGTCCCGTCGGGGCCGCCCAGCTCCTGCGGGACAACATGCTCGTCTACGGCCTGGGCGGGCTCGTGGTGCCCTTCGTCGGGATCAAGGCGATCGACCTGCTGCTCTCGGCGATCGGTATCGTCTGA